The Desulfofalx alkaliphila DSM 12257 genome contains a region encoding:
- a CDS encoding MazG-like family protein: MFPSPNQESGIAKNIRIIEWLKADILSSAAALFKAMVKGSEERILDALASLIISTYVLGRRLGINFSRLDIKVESKLRESIDENHQVERWYGDLSELLQYRSDKK; the protein is encoded by the coding sequence ATGTTTCCATCACCTAATCAAGAAAGCGGCATTGCCAAAAATATTAGAATAATAGAATGGTTGAAAGCTGATATTTTGTCATCGGCGGCAGCCTTGTTTAAAGCCATGGTAAAGGGCAGTGAAGAAAGAATTTTAGATGCACTGGCCAGTTTAATAATATCAACCTATGTACTGGGAAGAAGGTTAGGCATTAACTTTTCCAGGCTGGATATTAAGGTGGAATCAAAACTAAGGGAAAGCATTGACGAAAATCATCAGGTGGAGCGCTGGTACGGTGATTTGTCTGAATTACTGCAGTACCGGTCAGATAAGAAATGA
- a CDS encoding aminopeptidase — protein sequence MHHNKHKAEELEYKRSSVWLRMNTKERKEIFSFNEGYKAFLDAAKTEREAAFQIEQMAREHHFIPINDVDRLQPGSKVMLNYRNKAVMLAIIGKKPLERGCKILGSHTDAPRLDLKPLPLYEKEGLALLKTHYYGGVKKYQWLGIPLALHGVACRKDGTCIPVVIGTGKEDPVFTISDLLPHLAKDQMEKKMMDAVEGEGLNVIFGGIPLEGRQIKEPVKLALLERLNKDYGLAEEDFISAEFEVVPAWGARDVGLDSSMVGAYGQDDRVCVYTSLRAILETEAPDYTGVALFLDKEEIGSTGNTGMKARVFENFMAEIIERLAPPYGELTLRRCLANSRALSADVMAALDPNYPEVMERLNSSKMGHGVVLTKYTGSRGKVNTNDAHAEFVAYVKNLLTENNIPWQTGELGKVDQGGGGTIAHMMAAYGMDVLDCGVPVIGMHSPFEVVSKVDVYASYLAYKVFLEQ from the coding sequence ATGCACCATAATAAACACAAGGCTGAAGAATTGGAATACAAAAGAAGCAGTGTCTGGTTGAGGATGAACACAAAAGAGAGGAAGGAAATATTCTCTTTTAATGAAGGCTACAAGGCCTTCCTCGATGCGGCTAAAACAGAAAGGGAAGCTGCATTTCAAATTGAGCAGATGGCCCGGGAGCACCACTTTATTCCTATTAATGATGTGGATAGGCTGCAGCCGGGTAGTAAGGTAATGTTAAACTACCGGAACAAAGCGGTGATGTTGGCCATTATCGGTAAAAAACCCCTTGAAAGGGGCTGTAAAATACTGGGCTCCCATACCGATGCACCCAGACTGGATTTAAAACCCCTCCCTCTCTACGAGAAGGAAGGGCTGGCCCTTCTTAAAACCCACTATTACGGGGGGGTAAAAAAATACCAGTGGCTAGGTATTCCCCTGGCCTTACATGGGGTGGCGTGCAGAAAAGACGGCACCTGTATACCGGTAGTGATCGGGACCGGAAAAGAGGATCCGGTCTTTACCATCAGCGACCTGCTGCCCCACCTGGCCAAGGACCAAATGGAGAAGAAGATGATGGATGCGGTGGAAGGGGAAGGGCTTAATGTCATCTTTGGGGGCATACCTTTAGAGGGCCGCCAAATTAAAGAGCCTGTTAAACTGGCCCTCTTGGAAAGGCTGAATAAAGACTACGGACTGGCTGAAGAAGATTTTATCAGCGCAGAATTTGAAGTGGTACCGGCTTGGGGCGCCAGGGATGTGGGGCTGGACAGCAGTATGGTGGGTGCCTATGGACAAGATGACAGGGTATGTGTTTACACCTCCCTGCGGGCTATTTTAGAAACTGAGGCCCCGGACTACACAGGGGTGGCTCTTTTTTTAGATAAAGAAGAAATAGGCTCCACAGGCAACACCGGCATGAAGGCCAGGGTATTTGAAAACTTCATGGCCGAAATAATAGAAAGACTGGCCCCGCCCTATGGCGAATTGACCCTGCGCCGCTGCCTGGCAAACTCAAGGGCCCTTTCAGCCGATGTAATGGCTGCCCTTGACCCTAACTACCCCGAGGTGATGGAAAGGCTAAACTCGTCTAAAATGGGCCACGGGGTGGTGCTCACCAAGTACACCGGCAGCCGCGGTAAGGTCAATACCAACGACGCCCATGCAGAATTTGTGGCCTATGTAAAAAACCTGCTTACCGAAAACAATATTCCCTGGCAAACAGGGGAACTGGGGAAGGTGGACCAGGGGGGCGGCGGAACAATAGCCCATATGATGGCGGCATACGGTATGGATGTGCTGGACTGCGGGGTGCCGGTAATAGGTATGCACTCTCCCTTTGAAGTTGTCAGCAAGGTGGATGTGTATGCATCATATCTGGCCTACAAGGTCTTCTTAGAACAGTAA
- a CDS encoding single-stranded DNA-binding protein yields the protein MLNKIILIGRLTRDPEPRYTTSGLAVTRFTIAVDRPFVNRQGERETDFIDVVTWQKLAEIVANNLSKGRLVAVEGRLQIRSYDDSQGIRRKAAEVVADNVRFLDRARDKDAPMSAGQGDGGGYASEISFSDDDDDVPF from the coding sequence ATGTTAAATAAAATAATATTAATTGGTAGACTGACACGAGACCCTGAACCCCGTTATACTACCAGTGGCCTGGCAGTAACAAGGTTTACCATTGCAGTTGATCGACCGTTTGTCAATAGGCAAGGGGAGAGAGAAACTGACTTTATAGATGTAGTCACCTGGCAAAAACTTGCTGAAATCGTTGCCAACAACTTGAGCAAGGGGCGTTTGGTAGCGGTGGAAGGAAGATTGCAAATCCGTTCCTATGACGACAGCCAAGGTATAAGACGGAAGGCCGCAGAAGTTGTTGCCGATAATGTTCGTTTTCTTGACAGGGCAAGGGACAAGGACGCCCCAATGAGTGCCGGCCAAGGGGACGGCGGTGGCTATGCCAGCGAAATTAGTTTCTCCGATGACGATGACGATGTTCCGTTCTAG
- a CDS encoding YybS family protein, which translates to MINNNSPVRGLVEGALSAALMGLFVLLGLYIPLLLPISSLLFPIPLILMVYRNGLKKAVMSLVVAYLLLLMLFPDPLTVTVLVIQFGLMGLLLGLLFKNHVSAGKSIAIGTLAAACLTLIILGFTLLIMGVNPLQLEEQLELIVEESIAYYEETDMLTEVDTAELRETVYGTMRMLALLAPGILIISSMLSTLLTYLLSRAVMVRMNKDIPPLPPFSRWTYPWYTVWGVIVGLGLTLIGDRYEFVLIATVGKNMLYVFGVSFLLLGLSVAAYYYKKLQISPWIKLIFVFLLAMWPFTPFLLIGVGVMDPLLDVRRINNNTDSGDKGEYKH; encoded by the coding sequence TTGATTAACAATAACTCTCCCGTTAGGGGACTGGTTGAAGGTGCATTGTCTGCAGCTTTAATGGGCTTATTTGTTCTCCTTGGGCTGTACATACCGCTGCTGCTGCCCATAAGCAGTTTGTTATTTCCAATACCCTTAATACTAATGGTATATCGAAATGGCTTAAAAAAAGCGGTAATGTCCCTGGTGGTGGCTTATTTACTGCTGCTAATGCTATTTCCTGACCCCCTTACCGTTACTGTCTTGGTAATACAGTTTGGTTTAATGGGTCTATTATTAGGGCTCTTATTTAAAAATCATGTTTCGGCGGGAAAAAGTATTGCCATTGGCACCCTTGCCGCTGCCTGTCTGACCCTCATCATTTTAGGCTTTACACTGCTGATAATGGGCGTAAACCCGCTGCAGCTGGAAGAACAGTTGGAATTAATTGTGGAAGAAAGCATTGCCTATTATGAAGAAACTGATATGCTTACCGAGGTTGATACTGCAGAATTAAGGGAAACAGTATACGGAACCATGCGCATGCTGGCCCTGCTGGCACCGGGTATCCTTATTATCAGTTCCATGCTGTCAACACTGCTGACATATCTTTTATCCCGGGCAGTAATGGTGCGTATGAATAAGGATATTCCTCCTCTACCTCCCTTTAGCCGGTGGACCTACCCCTGGTACACTGTGTGGGGGGTAATAGTAGGTTTAGGATTAACCCTGATTGGGGATAGATATGAATTTGTTTTAATAGCCACCGTGGGCAAAAACATGCTCTATGTTTTTGGCGTCTCTTTTCTGCTTTTAGGTTTGTCGGTGGCTGCCTATTACTATAAGAAACTGCAAATCAGCCCTTGGATCAAGTTAATATTTGTATTTCTGCTGGCAATGTGGCCCTTTACACCCTTTCTGTTAATAGGGGTAGGCGTGATGGATCCTTTACTGGATGTGCGTAGAATAAACAATAACACCGATTCCGGTGATAAGGGGGAATATAAACATTGA
- the rplI gene encoding 50S ribosomal protein L9 produces MKVILLQDVPKLGKKGEVIDVAEGYGRNYLIPRNLATEASQGKLNELAELKKAENRKKKQIEEEAKELAEKLKEIRVELTAKVGDAGKLFGAISNKDIADHLKKEHKIKVDKKKIVLKSPIKNLGSYNVTVKLHPKVQIELQVVVSEG; encoded by the coding sequence TTGAAAGTAATACTCTTGCAAGATGTACCCAAACTGGGCAAAAAAGGTGAGGTAATAGATGTAGCCGAAGGTTACGGAAGAAATTATTTAATCCCGCGGAATTTAGCCACCGAGGCCTCCCAGGGAAAACTAAATGAACTTGCTGAGCTTAAAAAGGCGGAAAACCGCAAGAAAAAACAAATTGAAGAGGAAGCCAAGGAATTGGCTGAAAAACTAAAGGAAATAAGGGTGGAGCTCACTGCCAAGGTGGGTGATGCCGGTAAATTATTTGGCGCAATCAGCAATAAGGATATAGCCGACCACTTAAAAAAGGAGCACAAGATTAAAGTAGATAAGAAAAAAATAGTTTTGAAATCACCAATTAAAAACCTGGGCTCCTATAATGTCACCGTTAAACTGCACCCCAAGGTGCAAATTGAATTACAAGTGGTGGTTTCAGAGGGATAA
- the dnaB gene encoding replicative DNA helicase, with protein sequence MINKIPPQNIDAEQSVLGAVLLDKEAIYKVMEILKPEDFYRDSHRLIYEAMLDLIENDKPLDLITLCEELRQDGKLDQVGGVSYVATLAGLVPTAANVEYYAKIVEEKSLLRTLIQVSNKVSAMGYEGSDDAHGLLDQLERSIYELNNRRQSASFNPISEILLETFDQIEQMQKNKGKLTGIPTGFIDLDALTCGFQKSDLIILAARPSMGKTTLALMLAINAAVKGKVPVAIFSLEMSKEQLVQRMLCAEAMVDQHKLKTGHLQEDDWLRLTEVAGYLSKAPIYIDDTPAISIRELRAKARRLQGEKDLGFLVIDYMQLMQGSRRSESRQQEIAEISRSLKALAKELNIPVLALSQLSRAVEQRQDKRPIMSDLRESGSIEQDADLVMFIYREDYYDPETENKGVAEIIVSKHRNGPVGSVQLGFLHEFTKFVNLSKEDYR encoded by the coding sequence ATGATCAACAAAATTCCACCTCAAAATATTGACGCCGAACAATCCGTATTGGGGGCAGTGCTTCTCGATAAAGAGGCCATCTATAAGGTGATGGAAATCCTCAAGCCTGAAGATTTCTATCGGGACAGCCACCGGCTGATATATGAAGCCATGCTGGACCTTATAGAAAATGATAAACCCTTGGATTTAATTACCCTATGCGAAGAACTGCGTCAAGACGGAAAACTGGACCAGGTTGGCGGAGTTTCCTATGTGGCCACCTTGGCCGGCCTTGTGCCCACGGCGGCCAACGTAGAATACTATGCCAAAATCGTCGAAGAAAAGTCTTTACTGCGCACCCTGATACAGGTTTCAAACAAGGTGAGCGCCATGGGCTATGAGGGCAGCGACGATGCCCATGGCCTCTTAGATCAACTGGAGCGGTCCATATACGAGTTAAATAACCGCCGGCAGTCGGCCTCCTTTAACCCCATAAGTGAAATACTGTTGGAAACCTTTGATCAAATTGAGCAAATGCAAAAAAACAAGGGTAAATTAACAGGCATACCGACGGGCTTCATTGACCTGGATGCACTTACCTGTGGTTTCCAAAAAAGTGACCTTATCATTCTTGCTGCCCGGCCCAGCATGGGTAAGACAACACTGGCCCTTATGCTGGCCATAAATGCCGCCGTTAAAGGAAAGGTGCCGGTGGCCATTTTTAGTTTAGAAATGTCAAAGGAACAACTGGTACAGCGGATGCTGTGTGCCGAAGCCATGGTGGACCAACACAAGCTAAAAACAGGCCACCTACAGGAAGATGATTGGCTGCGCCTAACGGAGGTGGCAGGGTATTTGTCCAAGGCCCCCATCTATATCGATGACACACCGGCCATATCAATTAGGGAATTGCGTGCAAAGGCCCGCCGGCTGCAGGGTGAAAAAGACCTCGGTTTTTTAGTCATTGACTATATGCAATTAATGCAGGGGAGCCGCCGCAGCGAAAGCAGGCAGCAGGAAATTGCAGAAATATCCCGGTCGTTGAAGGCGCTGGCCAAAGAATTGAATATTCCTGTTTTGGCCCTGTCACAGCTCAGCAGGGCGGTGGAACAAAGGCAGGATAAAAGGCCCATTATGTCAGACCTAAGGGAAAGCGGCAGTATTGAACAGGATGCCGACCTTGTAATGTTTATTTACCGTGAAGATTATTATGATCCGGAAACAGAAAATAAGGGTGTGGCTGAAATAATTGTTTCAAAGCACCGCAACGGCCCGGTGGGTTCGGTACAGTTGGGTTTTCTGCATGAATTTACAAAGTTTGTTAACTTATCAAAGGAAGACTACCGATAA
- the lonC gene encoding Lon family ATP-dependent protease yields the protein MKQFLEKFISTSAKETAERFSEREQLRRRVNALYNLVSNIYGSDKLVLRAGKLEVLDLMRSDNLEERVLALQRLVFEDPTLDELPDPDEIPELLAEIENEIADVIARRTVEEELEKKINERLQQRHEEYMKEVKMQVIKESAGPENAQTLKKLALLEKLEQKKLTTSAEDVLRPKNFDEIVGQERGVRALLSKLASPLPQHILIYGPPGVGKTTAARLALETAKKLKGSPFSKEGKFVEVDGTTLRWDPREITNPLLGSVHDPIYQGARRDLAETGIPEPKLGMVSEAHGGVLFIDEIGEVDPMLQNKLLKVLEDKRVYFESSYYDPHDPGVPQYIKKIFDQGAPADFILIGATTRDPESINPAIRSRCAEVFFEPLTPRQIEEIVKQAAEKLNVKLEDKVAEVISEYTIEGRKATNILCDAYGLAYYRYREQNEREILITVRDVYEVVQTSRMVPNVTSKASSRKEKGKIYGLGVAGFLGSVIEIEAIAFAAQNKEKGSFRFNDTAGSMAKDSVFNAASVIRKITGQDIACYDIHINVVGGGRIDGPSAGAAITLAILSAIQERAIPQDIAVTGEISIQGKIRAVGGICEKIYGARQAGIKKVIIPKENEKDVPTGLKGIKVVAVENVEEMLKHVFDNTEQPVSKLA from the coding sequence GTGAAACAGTTTTTAGAAAAATTTATTTCCACAAGCGCAAAGGAAACCGCTGAGCGTTTTTCAGAAAGGGAGCAACTGCGCAGAAGGGTAAACGCATTATATAATTTAGTTTCCAATATTTATGGTTCAGACAAGCTGGTGCTGAGGGCCGGCAAGCTGGAAGTGCTGGACTTAATGCGTTCAGACAATTTAGAAGAAAGGGTGCTGGCACTTCAAAGGTTAGTATTTGAAGACCCCACCCTGGATGAATTGCCGGATCCGGATGAAATACCCGAATTATTGGCAGAAATAGAAAATGAAATTGCCGATGTAATAGCCCGGCGCACCGTTGAAGAGGAACTGGAAAAGAAAATTAATGAACGCCTGCAGCAGCGCCATGAAGAGTATATGAAAGAAGTAAAAATGCAGGTGATAAAGGAAAGTGCAGGCCCCGAGAATGCACAAACTTTAAAGAAGTTAGCCTTGCTGGAAAAATTGGAGCAAAAGAAATTGACCACCTCGGCAGAGGATGTGCTTAGACCGAAAAACTTTGATGAAATAGTGGGCCAAGAGAGGGGGGTAAGGGCGCTGCTTTCTAAGCTGGCTTCCCCCCTGCCCCAGCACATATTAATATACGGGCCGCCGGGTGTAGGCAAAACCACCGCTGCCCGGCTGGCTTTGGAAACGGCCAAAAAACTAAAGGGAAGCCCCTTCAGCAAGGAGGGGAAATTTGTGGAGGTGGACGGAACCACCTTGCGCTGGGATCCCAGGGAAATCACAAACCCACTGCTGGGGTCAGTACATGATCCCATATACCAGGGCGCCAGGCGCGACCTTGCAGAAACAGGCATACCGGAACCGAAATTGGGAATGGTATCAGAGGCCCACGGGGGAGTGCTTTTTATAGATGAAATAGGGGAAGTGGACCCCATGCTGCAAAACAAACTGCTTAAAGTATTGGAAGACAAGAGGGTGTACTTTGAATCGTCCTACTATGATCCCCATGATCCCGGTGTGCCCCAATACATTAAAAAAATATTTGACCAGGGAGCCCCGGCGGACTTTATCCTGATTGGCGCCACCACCCGTGACCCGGAAAGTATAAATCCGGCCATTCGCTCCCGCTGTGCCGAGGTGTTCTTTGAACCCCTTACCCCAAGGCAAATTGAAGAGATTGTTAAACAGGCCGCAGAGAAACTCAATGTAAAACTGGAAGATAAGGTGGCCGAAGTGATTAGCGAATACACCATCGAAGGCCGTAAGGCCACCAATATTCTCTGCGACGCCTACGGTTTAGCCTATTACCGCTATCGGGAACAAAATGAAAGGGAAATACTGATCACCGTAAGGGATGTTTATGAGGTGGTGCAAACCAGCCGCATGGTTCCCAATGTGACAAGCAAGGCCAGCTCCCGGAAGGAAAAAGGAAAAATATACGGTTTGGGAGTGGCGGGTTTTCTGGGTTCTGTGATTGAAATAGAGGCCATTGCCTTTGCAGCCCAAAATAAAGAAAAAGGAAGCTTTAGGTTTAATGACACCGCCGGCAGCATGGCCAAGGATTCGGTGTTCAATGCCGCCTCTGTGATTAGAAAGATAACCGGCCAAGACATAGCCTGTTACGACATTCATATTAACGTGGTGGGCGGCGGCCGGATAGACGGGCCCTCCGCAGGTGCCGCAATCACACTGGCAATATTGAGTGCAATACAAGAAAGGGCCATCCCCCAAGATATAGCGGTGACCGGTGAAATTTCAATCCAAGGAAAAATAAGGGCTGTGGGGGGCATTTGTGAAAAAATTTACGGCGCCAGGCAAGCGGGTATAAAAAAGGTAATCATTCCCAAAGAAAATGAAAAGGACGTACCCACCGGCCTGAAAGGAATTAAGGTGGTAGCCGTAGAAAATGTAGAAGAAATGCTAAAACATGTATTTGATAATACAGAGCAACCGGTTAGTAAGCTAGCATGA
- the rpsR gene encoding 30S ribosomal protein S18, translated as MRKERRRGRRRVCSFCADKIAEIDYKDVPRLKKYITERGKILPRRISGNCAKHQRMLTLSIKRARNVALLPYTLE; from the coding sequence GTGCGTAAAGAGCGTCGCAGAGGCAGAAGACGTGTGTGCAGCTTTTGTGCTGATAAAATAGCTGAGATTGATTACAAAGACGTGCCTCGGCTGAAAAAATATATTACTGAACGCGGTAAAATACTTCCCCGCAGAATTTCGGGGAATTGTGCAAAACACCAGCGTATGTTAACACTGTCCATTAAAAGAGCACGTAACGTTGCATTGTTACCATATACTCTGGAATAA
- the scfA gene encoding six-cysteine ranthipeptide SCIFF, producing the protein MGKHIKTINNKSLTDTVKTGGCGECQTSCQSACKTSCTVGNQVCAKENN; encoded by the coding sequence ATGGGTAAGCATATTAAAACAATTAACAACAAGTCGCTGACTGACACTGTTAAAACCGGTGGATGCGGTGAATGTCAAACATCATGCCAGTCTGCTTGCAAAACTTCTTGTACAGTGGGCAACCAGGTTTGTGCCAAAGAAAATAACTAA
- a CDS encoding DUF951 domain-containing protein gives MNRYQVGDIVKMKKTHPCGGDLWEIMRTGVDIRIKCTTCKRVLLLPRPKFEKSLKAIIEQNNTSSCQ, from the coding sequence ATGAACCGATACCAAGTGGGAGATATTGTTAAAATGAAAAAAACCCACCCCTGTGGGGGTGACCTGTGGGAGATAATGAGAACAGGTGTTGATATTAGAATTAAGTGTACAACCTGTAAAAGGGTGTTGCTGCTTCCGAGACCTAAATTTGAAAAATCATTAAAGGCCATAATTGAACAAAATAATACAAGTTCTTGCCAATAA
- a CDS encoding adenylosuccinate synthase, which translates to MSTVVLVGAQWGDEGKGKVTDFLAERADIIVRFQGGNNAGHTVVVNDEEFKLHLIPSGILYSDKLCIIGNGVVIDPVVLEKEWQSLIDRGIPLAKLLIDNRAHVILPYHRLQDEAEEELKGSAKIGTTKRGIGPAYADKSARTGMRIVDMLDDEELEAKLKLNIENKNRLFTSYYQTETLDYDQVLREYKKQAQWLRKHAADCSEVINDAIDKGSKVLFEGAQGALLDLDFGTYPYVTSSHPIAAGACLGAGVGPTRINKVIGVAKAYTTRVGEGPFPTELNDQIGENIRKQGHEFGTTTGRPRRCGWFDAVIGRYSARINGLNYLAITKLDVLSGLPEIKICTGYKLKGELTTTFPASLKTLAQCEPVYETMEGWQEDLSEVRKFADLPKNAQLYVNRISQLVGVPVALIGVGPKRSETIILEDIF; encoded by the coding sequence TTGTCTACCGTAGTTCTCGTAGGTGCTCAATGGGGCGATGAAGGCAAGGGTAAAGTTACAGATTTTCTTGCCGAAAGGGCTGACATTATTGTACGGTTCCAAGGCGGCAACAATGCCGGCCATACGGTGGTTGTAAATGACGAGGAATTTAAATTGCATTTAATTCCGTCGGGAATACTTTATTCAGATAAGCTGTGTATAATTGGTAACGGTGTTGTTATAGATCCCGTTGTGCTGGAAAAAGAGTGGCAGTCCCTCATTGACAGGGGAATTCCCTTGGCAAAACTGCTCATTGACAACCGTGCCCATGTAATATTACCCTATCACCGCTTGCAGGATGAGGCAGAAGAAGAATTAAAGGGTTCTGCCAAAATAGGCACCACCAAGCGGGGTATTGGGCCCGCATACGCAGATAAATCCGCCAGGACAGGTATGCGCATAGTGGATATGTTAGATGATGAAGAGCTTGAGGCTAAACTAAAGCTGAACATTGAAAATAAAAACCGACTTTTTACAAGTTATTACCAAACTGAGACCCTGGACTACGACCAGGTGCTGCGGGAATACAAAAAACAGGCCCAATGGCTGCGCAAACATGCCGCCGACTGCAGCGAGGTAATTAACGATGCCATAGATAAGGGCAGTAAGGTTCTCTTTGAAGGTGCCCAGGGAGCGCTGCTGGATTTAGATTTTGGCACCTATCCCTATGTGACCTCTTCACACCCCATTGCTGCCGGTGCCTGCCTGGGGGCCGGAGTGGGGCCCACCCGGATAAATAAAGTAATAGGGGTGGCTAAGGCCTATACCACCAGGGTTGGAGAAGGACCCTTCCCCACTGAATTAAACGACCAGATAGGGGAGAATATCAGAAAGCAAGGCCATGAATTTGGCACCACCACCGGCCGCCCCCGGCGCTGTGGCTGGTTTGATGCAGTAATTGGCCGCTATTCTGCCCGGATAAACGGTTTAAACTACCTGGCAATAACCAAGCTCGATGTTTTAAGCGGTCTGCCGGAGATAAAAATATGTACAGGCTATAAGCTAAAGGGTGAATTGACCACCACCTTCCCGGCCAGCCTCAAAACCCTGGCCCAGTGCGAGCCGGTGTACGAGACAATGGAAGGTTGGCAAGAGGACCTCAGTGAGGTACGCAAATTTGCCGATCTGCCTAAAAATGCCCAACTGTACGTAAATAGAATAAGCCAACTGGTGGGTGTACCGGTGGCCTTAATCGGTGTAGGTCCAAAGAGATCAGAAACCATTATTTTAGAAGATATTTTTTAG
- the scfB gene encoding thioether cross-link-forming SCIFF peptide maturase encodes MIHKFEFDGTKLVLDVHSGALHLVDEITWSLLDDYKLLTREQLIDKYSQKYPSDELEGSLKEIDQAVKQGLLFSSDPLETGYQPAQSVIKALCLHVAHDCNLRCRYCFAGQGPFGGDRSLMSFETGQAAIDFLIKQSGSRKNIEIDFFGGEPLLNFKVVQQLVDYGTQKASLANKKIKFTLTTNALLLNEEIEQYLIEHGISAVLSLDGRKEVHDQMRPTARGGGSYAQVLKNIKRFVEKDPPGGYYIRGTYTRHNLDFCQDLIHLIDQGFKDISVEPVVAGPEHDYSLRSEDLDTLREQYKQLTDKIYSMYQEGKEINFFHFNVDLEGGPCLAKRLSGCGAGHEYMAVTPDGSLYPCHQFVGQPQFKIGDVRSPELNQGVMAQYKEAHVYNKSSCRACWAKFLCSGGCHANAYAFNKTLLEPHSLGCELAKIRLECALYLKAKQYENRGN; translated from the coding sequence TTGATTCATAAATTTGAATTTGACGGTACCAAACTGGTTTTAGATGTACACAGCGGGGCACTGCATCTGGTGGATGAAATAACATGGTCTTTGCTCGATGATTATAAATTACTGACCAGGGAGCAACTAATTGATAAGTACAGCCAAAAATACCCGTCAGATGAATTGGAGGGGAGTTTAAAGGAGATTGACCAGGCAGTTAAGCAAGGTTTGTTGTTTAGCAGCGATCCCCTTGAGACAGGCTACCAACCCGCCCAAAGCGTAATTAAAGCCCTTTGCCTACATGTGGCCCACGACTGCAATTTGCGCTGCCGGTACTGCTTCGCCGGCCAGGGGCCCTTCGGCGGCGACCGCAGTTTAATGAGCTTTGAAACAGGACAAGCGGCCATTGACTTTTTAATAAAACAAAGCGGTAGCCGCAAAAACATTGAAATAGATTTTTTTGGCGGTGAACCCTTGTTAAATTTTAAGGTGGTGCAGCAGCTGGTTGATTACGGCACCCAGAAGGCAAGCTTAGCCAATAAAAAAATTAAGTTTACACTTACCACAAATGCCCTCCTGCTTAACGAAGAAATAGAGCAGTACTTAATAGAACACGGCATCAGCGCAGTTCTCAGCTTGGACGGCAGAAAAGAGGTTCACGACCAAATGCGCCCCACGGCCAGGGGCGGCGGTAGTTATGCACAGGTGCTGAAAAATATTAAAAGATTTGTGGAAAAAGACCCGCCCGGCGGCTACTATATCAGGGGAACCTATACACGCCACAACCTTGATTTTTGTCAAGACCTAATACACCTGATTGATCAAGGTTTTAAAGATATTTCCGTGGAGCCGGTGGTGGCAGGACCGGAGCATGACTACAGTCTGCGCAGTGAAGATCTGGACACCTTAAGGGAGCAATATAAACAGCTCACCGACAAGATATATTCCATGTACCAAGAGGGCAAAGAAATAAACTTCTTTCACTTCAACGTAGATTTGGAGGGCGGCCCCTGCCTGGCCAAAAGATTATCCGGCTGTGGGGCCGGTCATGAATATATGGCGGTTACACCGGACGGCAGTCTTTATCCCTGTCACCAATTTGTGGGACAGCCGCAGTTTAAAATAGGGGATGTTAGGTCCCCTGAGCTAAACCAAGGTGTGATGGCACAATATAAAGAGGCCCATGTTTACAACAAATCGAGCTGTAGGGCCTGTTGGGCCAAGTTTCTTTGCAGCGGCGGCTGCCATGCCAATGCCTATGCCTTTAACAAGACCTTGCTGGAGCCTCACAGCCTGGGCTGTGAGTTAGCAAAAATAAGATTGGAATGTGCGCTATATTTAAAGGCAAAGCAATATGAAAACCGAGGAAATTAA
- the rpsF gene encoding 30S ribosomal protein S6 yields the protein MRSYEVMFIIRPDLEEEATEAVVEKVTGLIEKQGGETVKVDKWGKRRLAYEINKLREGYYVVVYFKGTAQVADEMDRVLKITDEVIRHMIIRKEE from the coding sequence TTGCGTAGTTACGAAGTAATGTTCATAATTCGCCCCGACCTTGAAGAGGAAGCCACTGAGGCAGTGGTTGAAAAAGTCACCGGCCTGATTGAAAAACAAGGCGGTGAAACAGTCAAGGTTGACAAATGGGGTAAAAGACGGCTGGCATACGAAATAAATAAGCTCAGAGAAGGATACTATGTGGTTGTCTACTTCAAAGGCACTGCCCAAGTGGCAGATGAGATGGATCGTGTGCTGAAGATTACCGATGAAGTAATCAGACATATGATTATTCGCAAAGAAGAATAA